A part of Loxodonta africana isolate mLoxAfr1 chromosome 11, mLoxAfr1.hap2, whole genome shotgun sequence genomic DNA contains:
- the ZNF628 gene encoding zinc finger protein 628 isoform X2 translates to MVGSHVDMAPASTSEGAGEKPGPAAPAPAAQYECGECGKAFRWSSRLLHHQRTHTGERPYKCPDCPKAFKGSSALLYHQRGHTGERPYQCPDCPKAFKRSSLLQIHRSVHTGLRAFTCGQCGLAFKWSSHYQYHLRQHTGERPYLCLDCPKAFKNSSSLRRHRHVHTGERPYTCGVCGKSFTQSTNLRQHQRVHTGERPFRCALCPKTFTHSSNLLLHQRTHGAAAPATTPAPGTATSAPATPQHRCEPCGKVFVSEAYLQRHLQSHGPPVPPPAPAPAPAPPPPPVVPELFLAAAETTVELVFRCDGCELGFGSEELLLEHQPCPGPEVAPPPPPSDTPAASTASKPDPPPALSPPSPLPVSAPATAPGFACLPCGKSFRTVAGLSRHQHSHSTASGQAFRCGSCDGAFPQLASLLAHQQCHVEEAAAGRPPPQAEAAEVTCPQEPPPPPTAAPAERPYKCAECGKAFKGSSGLRYHLRDHTGERPYQCGECGKAFKRSSLLAIHQRVHTGLRAFTCGQCGLTFKWSSHYQYHLRLHSGERPYACGECGKAFRNTSCLRRHRHVHTGERPHACSVCGKSFAQTSNLRQHQRVHTGERPFRCALCPKTFTHSSNLLLHQRTHSAERPFTCSVCGRGFVMAAYLQRHLRTHTPANPAPSPSPTGPQPPAPLAAAPPATQDVHVLPHLQATLSLEVAGGTAQTPPLGPAAPNSQTFLLVQTAQGLQLIPSSVQPSTPPPPPAPPKLILLPPPSASGCGGRARQGQRAVGKPGQGAGVVWLPSPGGLGVQGGASPGANGGGQSLIVLQNVGGGDAGAQEVSGVQLQPLRPAQEVTTVQLQPAQEVTTVQLQPAQEVTTVQLQPAQEVTTVQLQPAQEVTTVQLQPAQEVTTVQLQPAQEVTTVQLQPVAGQLTSPGGGAVTTEAPNLLVVQSGAAEELLTDPGQGEAGDGEASAGVVQDVHFETLQTDEGLQSVLVLSGADGEQTRLCVQEVETLPAGLAEPPAPGPPGQKLLIIRSAPATELLENSGVGGGGTTLQLLAPPPPGPAPAPAGIPAAPTPQMVQVVPAGAGIQQGVPSIQIVQTLPAVQLVHTF, encoded by the coding sequence ATGGTCGGCTCGCACGTGGACATGGCACCTGCCTCCACCTCGGAGGGCGCCGGCGAGAAGCCGGGACCTGCTGCTCCAGCCCCAGCGGCGCAGTATGAGTGCGGCGAGTGCGGCAAGGCCTTTCGCTGGTCATCTCGACTTCTGCACCACCAGCGCACGCACACGGGCGAGCGGCCCTACAAGTGCCCCGACTGCCCCAAGGCCTTCAAGGGCTCATCGGCCCTGCTCTACCACCAGCGTGGACACACGGGCGAGCGACCCTACCAGTGCCCTGACTGCCCCAAGGCTTTCAAGCGTTCCTCGCTGCTGCAGATCCACCGTAGCGTGCACACAGGCTTGCGCGCCTTCACCTGCGGCCAGTGTGGCCTGGCCTTCAAGTGGTCTTCCCACTACCAGTACCACCTTCGCCAGCACACTGGCGAGCGGCCCTACCTGTGCCTGGACTGTCCCAAGGCCTTCAAGAATTCGTCCAGCCTGCGGCGCCACCGGCACGTGCACACGGGAGAGCGGCCATACACCTGCGGCGTGTGCGGCAAGAGCTTCACGCAGAGCACCAACCTGCGGCAGCACCAACGTGTGCACACGGGCGAGCGGCCCTTCCGCTGCGCACTCTGCCCCAAGACCTTTACGCACTCCTCCAATCTGCTGCTGCACCAGCGCACACATGGTGCCGCTGCCCCTGCGACCACGCCTGCCCCAGGGACTGCCACTTCTGCCCCCGCCACCCCCCAGCACCGCTGTGAGCCCTGCGGCAAGGTCTTCGTTTCTGAGGCTTACCTGCAGCGGCATCTGCAGTCCCACGGCCCGCCTGTGCCCCCACCTGCACCCGCGCCAGCGCCGGCGCCCCCACCCCCGCCCGTGGTCCCCGAGCTCTTCCTGGCTGCCGCCGAGACCACAGTGGAGCTCGTTTTCCGCTGTGACGGTTGTGAGCTGGGCTTCGGCAGCGAGGAGCTGCTGCTGGAGCACCAGCCATGCCCGGGGCCTGAGGTggcacccccgcccccaccctcgGACACACCCGCCGCTTCTACTGCCTCCAAGCCAGACCCACCTCCGGCGCTGTCCCCACCCTCGCCCCTGCCTGTCTCGGCACCAGCCACAGCCCCCGGCTTCGCCTGCCTGCCCTGCGGCAAGTCCTTCCGGACTGTGGCAGGCCTCTCGCGCCACCAGCACAGCCACAGCACAGCCAGTGGGCAGGCGTTTCGCTGTGGCAGCTGCGACGGGGCCTTCCCACAACTAGCCAGCCTCCTGGCACACCAGCAGTGCCACGTGGAGGAGGCGGCAGCTGGGCGCCCGCCCCCCCAGGCCGAGGCAGCCGAGGTCACCTGCCCACAGGAGCCGCCGCCACCGCCCACTGCGGCTCCGGCCGAGCGGCCCTACAAGTGCGCCGAGTGTGGCAAGGCCTTCAAGGGCTCATCGGGCCTGCGCTACCACCTGCGGGACCACACGGGTGAGCGGCCCTACCAGTGCGGTGAGTGCGGCAAGGCCTTCAAGCGTTCGTCCCTGCTGGCCATCCACCAGCGAGTGCACACAGGCCTGCGTGCCTTCACCTGCGGCCAGTGCGGTCTCACCTTCAAATGGTCCTCCCACTACCAGTACCACCTGCGGCTGCACTCGGGTGAGCGGCCCTACGCATGCGGCGAGTGTGGCAAGGCCTTTCGCAACACGTCATGCCTGCGGCGCCACCGCCATGTGCACACGGGTGAGCGGCCCCACGCCTGCAGTGTGTGCGGCAAGAGCTTTGCGCAGACCTCCAACCTGCGGCAGCACCAGCGCGTGCACACAGGCGAGCGGCCGTTCCGCTGCGCACTCTGCCCCAAGACCTTCACGCACTCCTCCAATCTGCTGCTGCACCAGCGCACGCACTCTGCCGAGCGCCCCTTCACCTGCTCTGTTTGCGGCCGTGGCTTTGTCATGGCCGCCTACCTGCAGCGCCACCTGAGGACGCACACCCCTGCCaacccagcccccagccccagccccaccggtccccagcccccagccccgcTGGCTGCTGCCCCACCCGCCACCCAAGACGTTCACGTCCTCCCACACCTGCAGGCCACACTCTCCCTCGAGGTAGCAGGGGGCACGGCCCAGACCCCGCCCCTGGGTCCCGCTGCACCCAACTCCCAGACGTTCCTCCTGGTGCAGACAGCCCAGGGCCTCCAGCTGATCCCCAGCAGCGTCCAGCCCTCCACCCCTCCGCCCCCACCTGCGCCTCCCAAGCTCATCTTGCTGCCTCCTCCCAGTGCTAGTGGGTGCGGGGGCCGGGCTAGGCAGGGCCAACGTGCTGTGGGGAAACCCGGGCAGGGGGCTGGTGTGGTCTGGCTGCCGAGCCctggggggctgggggtgcagGGAGGAGCCAGCCCTGGGGCCAATGGGGGAGGGCAGAGCCTCATAGTTCTGCAGAATGTGGGGGGTGGGGATGCAGGGGCGCAGGAAGTGAGCGGGGTCCAGCTCCAGCCCCTCCGGCCAGCCCAGGAAGTGACCACGGTCCAGCTGCAGCCGGCCCAGGAAGTGACCACGGTCCAGCTGCAGCCGGCCCAGGAAGTGACCACGGTCCAGCTGCAGCCGGCCCAGGAAGTGACCACGGTCCAGCTGCAGCCGGCCCAGGAAGTGACCACGGTCCAGCTGCAGCCGGCCCAGGAAGTGACCACGGTCCAGCTCCAGCCGGCCCAGGAAGTGACCACGGTCCAGCTCCAGCCCGTGGCGGGCCAGCTCACCAGTCCCGGTGGGGGCGCCGTGACTACGGAGGCCCCCAACCTGCTGGTGGTTCAGAGTGGGGCAGCGGAGGAGCTGCTCACAGACCCCGGCCAGGGGGAGGCGGGTGACGGCGAGGCCAGCGCCGGCGTAGTCCAGGATGTCCACTTTGAGACGCTGCAGACGGACGAAGGGCTGCAGAGCGTCCTGGTGCTGAGCGGGGCGGATGGCGAGCAGACCCGCCTGTGCGTGCAGGAGGTAGAGACCCTCCCTGCCGGCCTAGCGGAGCCACCTGCCCCGGGCCCACCCGGACAGAAACTCCTCATCATCCGCAGCGCCCCAGCCACTGAGCTGCTGGAGAACAGCGGCGTCGGGGGCGGTGGCACCACGCTGCAGCTCCTGGCCCCACCCCCGCCTGGGCCTGCGCCCGCCCCAGCAGGCATCCCCGCGGCGCCCACCCCCCAGATGGTCCAGGTGGTCCCCGCCGGGGCCGGGATCCAGCAAGGCGTGCCCTCCATCCAGATCGTGCAGACCCTGCCCGCGGTCCAGCTGGTGCACACATTTTGA
- the NAT14 gene encoding probable N-acetyltransferase 14 isoform X2, which yields MAPGHLSVREMREDEKPLVLEMLKAGVKDTENRVALHALTRPPALLLLAAASSGLRFVLASFALALLLPVFLAVATVKLGLRARWGSLPPPGGLGGPWVAVRGSGDVCGVLALAPGTNAGDGARVTRLSVSRWHRRRGVGRRLLAFAEAQARAWAGGMGEPRARLVVPVAVAAWGVAGMLEGCGYQAEGGWGCMGYMLVREFSKEL from the exons ATGGCCCCCGGCCACCTATCGGTGAGGGAGATGAGGGAGGACGAGAAGCCCCTGGTGCTGGAGATGCTGAAG GCTGGCGTGAAGGACACGGAAAACCGCGTGGCTCTGCACGCCCTGACCCGGCCCCCAGCCCTGCTCCTCCTGGCAGCAGCCAGCAGTGGCCTGCGCTTTGTGCTGGCCTCCTTTGCACTGGCCCTCCTCCTGCCTGTATTCCTGGCTGTGGCCACTGTGAAGCTGGGCCTGAGGGCCAGGTGGGGCTCGCTGCCCCCACCGGGTGGTCTGGGGGGCCCCTGGGTGGCTGTACGTGGCTCGGGCGATGTGTGCGGCGTCCTGGCCCTGGCACCTGGCACAAATGCAGGGGACGGGGCCCGGGTAACCCGCCTCTCTGTTTCCCGCTGGCACCGCCGCCGGGGCGTGGGCAGGAGGCTGCTGGCCTTTGCCGAGGCCCAGGCCCGTGCCTGGGCAGGGGGCATGGGTGAGCCTCGGGCCCGTCTTGTGGTCCCGGTGGCTGTGGCCGCCTGGGGGGTGGCAGGGATGTTGGAGGGCTGTGGGTACCAGGCTGAGgggggctggggctgcatggGCTACATGCTAGTGCGGGAGTTCAGCAAAGAACTGTGA
- the NAT14 gene encoding probable N-acetyltransferase 14 isoform X1, translated as MGSLTCRVAHSGAWPLSRGASGRTWVTNETIPVLGGGGGFGVNREWRGGPASADCLVFLRCTPAPSGARGSGPGAAMAPGHLSVREMREDEKPLVLEMLKAGVKDTENRVALHALTRPPALLLLAAASSGLRFVLASFALALLLPVFLAVATVKLGLRARWGSLPPPGGLGGPWVAVRGSGDVCGVLALAPGTNAGDGARVTRLSVSRWHRRRGVGRRLLAFAEAQARAWAGGMGEPRARLVVPVAVAAWGVAGMLEGCGYQAEGGWGCMGYMLVREFSKEL; from the exons ATGGGGAGCTTGACCTGCCGTGTGGCTCACTCGGGGGCCTGGCCTCTAAGTCGTGGAGCTTCGGGCCGGACCTGGGTCACTAATGAAACGATCCCTGTCCTTGGAGGAGGCGGAGGCTTTGGGGTGAACAGAGAGTGGAGAGGGGGGCCCGCTTCCGCTGACTGTCTTGTGTTCCTCAGGTGCacgcctgctccctcaggggcgcGGGGCTCGGGCCCGGGGGCGGCCATGGCCCCCGGCCACCTATCGGTGAGGGAGATGAGGGAGGACGAGAAGCCCCTGGTGCTGGAGATGCTGAAG GCTGGCGTGAAGGACACGGAAAACCGCGTGGCTCTGCACGCCCTGACCCGGCCCCCAGCCCTGCTCCTCCTGGCAGCAGCCAGCAGTGGCCTGCGCTTTGTGCTGGCCTCCTTTGCACTGGCCCTCCTCCTGCCTGTATTCCTGGCTGTGGCCACTGTGAAGCTGGGCCTGAGGGCCAGGTGGGGCTCGCTGCCCCCACCGGGTGGTCTGGGGGGCCCCTGGGTGGCTGTACGTGGCTCGGGCGATGTGTGCGGCGTCCTGGCCCTGGCACCTGGCACAAATGCAGGGGACGGGGCCCGGGTAACCCGCCTCTCTGTTTCCCGCTGGCACCGCCGCCGGGGCGTGGGCAGGAGGCTGCTGGCCTTTGCCGAGGCCCAGGCCCGTGCCTGGGCAGGGGGCATGGGTGAGCCTCGGGCCCGTCTTGTGGTCCCGGTGGCTGTGGCCGCCTGGGGGGTGGCAGGGATGTTGGAGGGCTGTGGGTACCAGGCTGAGgggggctggggctgcatggGCTACATGCTAGTGCGGGAGTTCAGCAAAGAACTGTGA
- the ZNF628 gene encoding zinc finger protein 628 isoform X1 — protein MSLNLLDSNGFLHLSDDKHYGGQGVMVGSHVDMAPASTSEGAGEKPGPAAPAPAAQYECGECGKAFRWSSRLLHHQRTHTGERPYKCPDCPKAFKGSSALLYHQRGHTGERPYQCPDCPKAFKRSSLLQIHRSVHTGLRAFTCGQCGLAFKWSSHYQYHLRQHTGERPYLCLDCPKAFKNSSSLRRHRHVHTGERPYTCGVCGKSFTQSTNLRQHQRVHTGERPFRCALCPKTFTHSSNLLLHQRTHGAAAPATTPAPGTATSAPATPQHRCEPCGKVFVSEAYLQRHLQSHGPPVPPPAPAPAPAPPPPPVVPELFLAAAETTVELVFRCDGCELGFGSEELLLEHQPCPGPEVAPPPPPSDTPAASTASKPDPPPALSPPSPLPVSAPATAPGFACLPCGKSFRTVAGLSRHQHSHSTASGQAFRCGSCDGAFPQLASLLAHQQCHVEEAAAGRPPPQAEAAEVTCPQEPPPPPTAAPAERPYKCAECGKAFKGSSGLRYHLRDHTGERPYQCGECGKAFKRSSLLAIHQRVHTGLRAFTCGQCGLTFKWSSHYQYHLRLHSGERPYACGECGKAFRNTSCLRRHRHVHTGERPHACSVCGKSFAQTSNLRQHQRVHTGERPFRCALCPKTFTHSSNLLLHQRTHSAERPFTCSVCGRGFVMAAYLQRHLRTHTPANPAPSPSPTGPQPPAPLAAAPPATQDVHVLPHLQATLSLEVAGGTAQTPPLGPAAPNSQTFLLVQTAQGLQLIPSSVQPSTPPPPPAPPKLILLPPPSASGCGGRARQGQRAVGKPGQGAGVVWLPSPGGLGVQGGASPGANGGGQSLIVLQNVGGGDAGAQEVSGVQLQPLRPAQEVTTVQLQPAQEVTTVQLQPAQEVTTVQLQPAQEVTTVQLQPAQEVTTVQLQPAQEVTTVQLQPAQEVTTVQLQPVAGQLTSPGGGAVTTEAPNLLVVQSGAAEELLTDPGQGEAGDGEASAGVVQDVHFETLQTDEGLQSVLVLSGADGEQTRLCVQEVETLPAGLAEPPAPGPPGQKLLIIRSAPATELLENSGVGGGGTTLQLLAPPPPGPAPAPAGIPAAPTPQMVQVVPAGAGIQQGVPSIQIVQTLPAVQLVHTF, from the coding sequence GTGTGATGGTCGGCTCGCACGTGGACATGGCACCTGCCTCCACCTCGGAGGGCGCCGGCGAGAAGCCGGGACCTGCTGCTCCAGCCCCAGCGGCGCAGTATGAGTGCGGCGAGTGCGGCAAGGCCTTTCGCTGGTCATCTCGACTTCTGCACCACCAGCGCACGCACACGGGCGAGCGGCCCTACAAGTGCCCCGACTGCCCCAAGGCCTTCAAGGGCTCATCGGCCCTGCTCTACCACCAGCGTGGACACACGGGCGAGCGACCCTACCAGTGCCCTGACTGCCCCAAGGCTTTCAAGCGTTCCTCGCTGCTGCAGATCCACCGTAGCGTGCACACAGGCTTGCGCGCCTTCACCTGCGGCCAGTGTGGCCTGGCCTTCAAGTGGTCTTCCCACTACCAGTACCACCTTCGCCAGCACACTGGCGAGCGGCCCTACCTGTGCCTGGACTGTCCCAAGGCCTTCAAGAATTCGTCCAGCCTGCGGCGCCACCGGCACGTGCACACGGGAGAGCGGCCATACACCTGCGGCGTGTGCGGCAAGAGCTTCACGCAGAGCACCAACCTGCGGCAGCACCAACGTGTGCACACGGGCGAGCGGCCCTTCCGCTGCGCACTCTGCCCCAAGACCTTTACGCACTCCTCCAATCTGCTGCTGCACCAGCGCACACATGGTGCCGCTGCCCCTGCGACCACGCCTGCCCCAGGGACTGCCACTTCTGCCCCCGCCACCCCCCAGCACCGCTGTGAGCCCTGCGGCAAGGTCTTCGTTTCTGAGGCTTACCTGCAGCGGCATCTGCAGTCCCACGGCCCGCCTGTGCCCCCACCTGCACCCGCGCCAGCGCCGGCGCCCCCACCCCCGCCCGTGGTCCCCGAGCTCTTCCTGGCTGCCGCCGAGACCACAGTGGAGCTCGTTTTCCGCTGTGACGGTTGTGAGCTGGGCTTCGGCAGCGAGGAGCTGCTGCTGGAGCACCAGCCATGCCCGGGGCCTGAGGTggcacccccgcccccaccctcgGACACACCCGCCGCTTCTACTGCCTCCAAGCCAGACCCACCTCCGGCGCTGTCCCCACCCTCGCCCCTGCCTGTCTCGGCACCAGCCACAGCCCCCGGCTTCGCCTGCCTGCCCTGCGGCAAGTCCTTCCGGACTGTGGCAGGCCTCTCGCGCCACCAGCACAGCCACAGCACAGCCAGTGGGCAGGCGTTTCGCTGTGGCAGCTGCGACGGGGCCTTCCCACAACTAGCCAGCCTCCTGGCACACCAGCAGTGCCACGTGGAGGAGGCGGCAGCTGGGCGCCCGCCCCCCCAGGCCGAGGCAGCCGAGGTCACCTGCCCACAGGAGCCGCCGCCACCGCCCACTGCGGCTCCGGCCGAGCGGCCCTACAAGTGCGCCGAGTGTGGCAAGGCCTTCAAGGGCTCATCGGGCCTGCGCTACCACCTGCGGGACCACACGGGTGAGCGGCCCTACCAGTGCGGTGAGTGCGGCAAGGCCTTCAAGCGTTCGTCCCTGCTGGCCATCCACCAGCGAGTGCACACAGGCCTGCGTGCCTTCACCTGCGGCCAGTGCGGTCTCACCTTCAAATGGTCCTCCCACTACCAGTACCACCTGCGGCTGCACTCGGGTGAGCGGCCCTACGCATGCGGCGAGTGTGGCAAGGCCTTTCGCAACACGTCATGCCTGCGGCGCCACCGCCATGTGCACACGGGTGAGCGGCCCCACGCCTGCAGTGTGTGCGGCAAGAGCTTTGCGCAGACCTCCAACCTGCGGCAGCACCAGCGCGTGCACACAGGCGAGCGGCCGTTCCGCTGCGCACTCTGCCCCAAGACCTTCACGCACTCCTCCAATCTGCTGCTGCACCAGCGCACGCACTCTGCCGAGCGCCCCTTCACCTGCTCTGTTTGCGGCCGTGGCTTTGTCATGGCCGCCTACCTGCAGCGCCACCTGAGGACGCACACCCCTGCCaacccagcccccagccccagccccaccggtccccagcccccagccccgcTGGCTGCTGCCCCACCCGCCACCCAAGACGTTCACGTCCTCCCACACCTGCAGGCCACACTCTCCCTCGAGGTAGCAGGGGGCACGGCCCAGACCCCGCCCCTGGGTCCCGCTGCACCCAACTCCCAGACGTTCCTCCTGGTGCAGACAGCCCAGGGCCTCCAGCTGATCCCCAGCAGCGTCCAGCCCTCCACCCCTCCGCCCCCACCTGCGCCTCCCAAGCTCATCTTGCTGCCTCCTCCCAGTGCTAGTGGGTGCGGGGGCCGGGCTAGGCAGGGCCAACGTGCTGTGGGGAAACCCGGGCAGGGGGCTGGTGTGGTCTGGCTGCCGAGCCctggggggctgggggtgcagGGAGGAGCCAGCCCTGGGGCCAATGGGGGAGGGCAGAGCCTCATAGTTCTGCAGAATGTGGGGGGTGGGGATGCAGGGGCGCAGGAAGTGAGCGGGGTCCAGCTCCAGCCCCTCCGGCCAGCCCAGGAAGTGACCACGGTCCAGCTGCAGCCGGCCCAGGAAGTGACCACGGTCCAGCTGCAGCCGGCCCAGGAAGTGACCACGGTCCAGCTGCAGCCGGCCCAGGAAGTGACCACGGTCCAGCTGCAGCCGGCCCAGGAAGTGACCACGGTCCAGCTGCAGCCGGCCCAGGAAGTGACCACGGTCCAGCTCCAGCCGGCCCAGGAAGTGACCACGGTCCAGCTCCAGCCCGTGGCGGGCCAGCTCACCAGTCCCGGTGGGGGCGCCGTGACTACGGAGGCCCCCAACCTGCTGGTGGTTCAGAGTGGGGCAGCGGAGGAGCTGCTCACAGACCCCGGCCAGGGGGAGGCGGGTGACGGCGAGGCCAGCGCCGGCGTAGTCCAGGATGTCCACTTTGAGACGCTGCAGACGGACGAAGGGCTGCAGAGCGTCCTGGTGCTGAGCGGGGCGGATGGCGAGCAGACCCGCCTGTGCGTGCAGGAGGTAGAGACCCTCCCTGCCGGCCTAGCGGAGCCACCTGCCCCGGGCCCACCCGGACAGAAACTCCTCATCATCCGCAGCGCCCCAGCCACTGAGCTGCTGGAGAACAGCGGCGTCGGGGGCGGTGGCACCACGCTGCAGCTCCTGGCCCCACCCCCGCCTGGGCCTGCGCCCGCCCCAGCAGGCATCCCCGCGGCGCCCACCCCCCAGATGGTCCAGGTGGTCCCCGCCGGGGCCGGGATCCAGCAAGGCGTGCCCTCCATCCAGATCGTGCAGACCCTGCCCGCGGTCCAGCTGGTGCACACATTTTGA